A window of the Branchiibius hedensis genome harbors these coding sequences:
- the disA gene encoding DNA integrity scanning diadenylate cyclase DisA, with translation MERTDEDVLRTVLAAVAPGTQLRDALERILRGRTGALIVIGHDRVVESISTGGFPIDIEFSATRLRELAKMDGAIVVDSEVTRIIRAATQLVPDPSIETVESGTRHRTAERVAKQTGFPVISVSQSMQIIALYVGQLRYVIEGSAAVMSRANQALQTLERYKQRLDEVTGTLSALEIEDLATVRDVAAVLQRLEMVRRISDEISEYLIELGTDGRLMSLQLQELISGLHDDRALVVRDYIEAAGDLVTLEDALTNLANVDSTALLDLAEAARAIGFTGTDTLDTPVSPRGYRMLSNVPRLPQTIVERLVDHFGTLQRLLAAGVDDLMVIDGVGESRARTVREGMSRLAESSILERYV, from the coding sequence GTGGAGCGGACCGATGAAGACGTTCTGCGTACGGTGCTGGCTGCCGTCGCACCAGGGACGCAATTGCGCGATGCGCTGGAGCGAATCCTGCGCGGTCGCACGGGTGCGCTGATCGTGATCGGCCACGACCGGGTCGTCGAATCGATCAGCACCGGCGGCTTCCCGATCGACATCGAGTTCTCCGCCACCCGCCTGCGTGAACTGGCCAAGATGGACGGCGCGATCGTGGTGGACTCCGAGGTCACCCGGATCATCCGCGCCGCCACCCAGCTGGTCCCCGACCCCTCGATCGAGACGGTCGAGTCCGGTACCCGCCACCGCACCGCCGAGCGGGTCGCGAAGCAGACCGGCTTCCCGGTGATCTCGGTCAGCCAGTCGATGCAGATCATCGCCCTGTACGTCGGCCAGTTGCGCTACGTCATCGAGGGCAGCGCCGCGGTGATGTCCCGCGCGAACCAAGCCCTGCAGACCCTCGAGCGCTACAAGCAGCGTCTGGATGAGGTCACCGGCACGCTGTCCGCGCTGGAGATCGAGGACCTCGCGACCGTGCGCGACGTCGCCGCCGTCCTGCAGCGGTTGGAAATGGTTCGCCGGATCAGCGACGAGATCTCCGAATACCTCATCGAACTCGGCACCGACGGCCGGTTGATGTCGTTGCAGCTGCAGGAGTTGATCAGCGGCCTGCACGACGATCGTGCGCTGGTGGTGCGGGACTATATCGAAGCGGCTGGCGACCTGGTGACCTTGGAGGATGCGCTGACCAACCTGGCCAACGTCGACTCGACTGCGCTTTTGGACCTGGCGGAAGCGGCCAGGGCGATCGGCTTCACCGGTACGGACACCCTTGATACCCCGGTCAGTCCCCGGGGTTACCGGATGCTGTCCAACGTCCCGCGCCTGCCGCAGACCATCGTCGAACGCCTGGTCGACCACTTCGGCACGTTGCAGCGCTTGCTGGCCGCCGGGGTCGATGACCTGATGGTCATCGACGGAGTGGGTGAGTCACGCGCCCGCACCGTGCGCGAGGGCATGTCGCGCTTGGCGGAGAGCAGCATTCTCGAGCGTTACGTGTGA